The DNA window GCGCGCGAACGGATCCGGCGCCCACGCCACCCAGTGCATCGTCGCCGTCGTCGGCAAGACCCCCGTCGGCGCCACGTCCTCCCCGAGCAGCGCGTTGATGAACGTGCTCTTCCCCGCGTTGAACTCTCCCACCACCGCGACGCGCAGCGGGCGCTCCCGCTCCACGGCCAGCGCCTCGATCGCCGCCACCAGATCCAGCCGATCCAGCGCCCGCGCCGTCCGCCGCAGCTCGCTCAGCACCTCGGGCCACGAAGCGGGCGAGAGCGCGTCGAAGTCGGCCCCGGGCTCCGCCAGCGGGATCCACCCACGCACCACCGCGTACCGGAGCTCGTCGGCCCACCCCGCGCTCTCCCCGACCACCGCGTCGAGCGCGTCCAGCGCGCGCTCTCCTTGCCCCGCCGCCGACAGCCGTACCGCCTCCACGATCTGCCAGAGTTCCGCCGGGAGCAGCGCGCGATCCCGCGCCGCGAGCAGCTGCAACGCGTCCAGATCCCGCGTCTCCACCGACAGCCGCAAGAGCGCCACCGCGGCAGCCCGGTCCCCTGCCGCGAGCCCTCGCGCCAGCGCCTTCCGCGCGTCCTCGCGCCGCCCCTCCGCCGACGCGAACGCCGCCGCCCACGCCGGCTCGTCGAACACCCCGAGCGCCCGCACCACCTGCCGCGCCCGATCCACCACCACCACGTCCCGCGACGCCGACACCATCGCCGCGCACAGCGCCGCCGCACCAGGCGCCTCCAGCAACAGCCCCCGCAGCCCCAGATCCAGCGCCTCCTCCGGCCTCCCCTCGATCAGCGCCAGTTGCGCCCGCACCAGCGCCGAGCGCCCGTCCACCGGCGCCGCGTCACCGAGCGACCCCGCCGCCTCCCGCGCCGCCTCCACCTCCCCGCGTGCGAGCGCGCACTCCGCCCGCCGCAGCGCCACCGAGGGATCCGGCGCCCCCAGCCCGCTCGGGATCCGGTCCAGCCACCGCTGCGCCCGGTCCGGATCGCCCCCTGCCAGATCCAGATCGCACAGCTCCAGCAGCGCCTCCCGCCCTGCTTCCCGCTCCTCGGGCGCCGACGCCGCCCGCTCCAGCGCGTCCCGCGCGCCAGCCCACCCGTTGCGCAGCCCTGCGCGCCCCAGCCGCAGCCACACATCCGCGCGCCACGGCACCTTCTTCGACAGCTCCCCCAGCGCCGTCACCGCCTCGTGATCGAGCCAGGCCTCCTCGGCCGCCTCGGCCCACAGCGCGAACCCCACCGCCGACCCTGGCAAGCTCGCCAGGATCGTCCGCGCGTGGGCGCGTGCTGCCAGCGGATCCCCCTTGGCCAGCGCCGCCTCCGCGGACAGCCGCTCCTCTTCGAGCCCCAGAGCGAGGATCTCCACACGACCGAAGAACCGAGAAAGCGCCTCGACGAGCCTGGCCATGGCCGAGATGAAAGGCCCTTCTCGGTGGGCGGATCAAGACCGAAGGCACGGCCGCGCGGACGGCACGGCCCC is part of the Chondromyces crocatus genome and encodes:
- a CDS encoding dynamin family protein, with the protein product MARLVEALSRFFGRVEILALGLEEERLSAEAALAKGDPLAARAHARTILASLPGSAVGFALWAEAAEEAWLDHEAVTALGELSKKVPWRADVWLRLGRAGLRNGWAGARDALERAASAPEEREAGREALLELCDLDLAGGDPDRAQRWLDRIPSGLGAPDPSVALRRAECALARGEVEAAREAAGSLGDAAPVDGRSALVRAQLALIEGRPEEALDLGLRGLLLEAPGAAALCAAMVSASRDVVVVDRARQVVRALGVFDEPAWAAAFASAEGRREDARKALARGLAAGDRAAAVALLRLSVETRDLDALQLLAARDRALLPAELWQIVEAVRLSAAGQGERALDALDAVVGESAGWADELRYAVVRGWIPLAEPGADFDALSPASWPEVLSELRRTARALDRLDLVAAIEALAVERERPLRVAVVGEFNAGKSTFINALLGEDVAPTGVLPTTATMHWVAWAPDPFARVVARGAHERVVPHGQLKVTLRALEAEGAAPERVFIYAPIERLKRVEILDTPGFNAPDPDHAARARQAFDEAHVAVWLLDATSPMKESERKVLADLQALGVPTQILANKADRLREGGLAEVLEHVRQGLADTRLVSLSAPIAFSAKLSLKGRMGDEAALVESGWAAVEALFSEHIVDHSEALRERGLRRKASQIATELEALSSTRAAEDREAARRARARAEGLRAAGVALRRERRALAGTIEQAVSGARRQLALDLRPIAELPEERKHRDPGMRAYAQERFIARLSGPLSVEIAKVAQPFMPEGVTVEGRAEARARAQVRAVLMGVVSVHPAPAELSDQSLEGVVEAAVDAFALALLSEAEEVVPSPPSAALELRAQAVKAALGEGAEEKVRFSS